A segment of the Curtobacterium sp. MCSS17_007 genome:
GCCGATGTTCCACCCGCCCGGGATGTCGAAGATCGTGCCGTCCGGGGTAGCGACGAATGTCCGATTGCTCGACGGAAGCACGTTGACAGGTGGTGCCGGAGCGAGGTCATCGAGTCTACTGACCGCCGACGGGAGGTGGATCTTCGACAACATGCCACCGGTAGCGGCCGACGCTGCGGCACCTTCGGCGGCGGAACCGAGAAGGTCTCTGGGCGTGAGCGGCTGGCCGCTGACGACCGTGTTCGCCACGTTCTCGACCGCGCCCTCGACGGCGTTGCCGACGAAGTGCTTGCCGACCGCGGCCCCGAGGCCGCCCCCGACCATTCCGAACGCCCCGCTGACGGCGACCTGCCCCCAGTTGACCTCGCCGGTCGTCGCCTTCTGGATGATCGTGTCCGCGCCGGCACCGATCAGCATCCCTCCGAGCGGGCCGCCGACGCCGGTGAGCATGAGCGCACCACCCGCGACGACCATCGCTCCGCCGGCGACGTACTCCCAGTTGTCCTTGAACCAGTCACCGGTCGCCGCTGCCGCCCGCGCCAGCGGCCCCTGCTCGGCGGCGGCGTACGCCTCGAGCTCGGCGTCGGTGATCGGCGCGAGGCCGAGTGGATCGACCGCGTGGAGCGGGTCGTTGCCGGCGAACGAGTACGGATTCGCGCCCCAGGCTGCCCCCGCTGGTGCGGTGATCGGGTCGGTCGAGAGGAATCCGCGGGTTGCGGGGTCGTAGGCGCGCGCCCCCATCCACTCGAGTCCGGCCACCACGGGCGTTCCGTCCGCGCCGAACGACAGTGCCCCCTCGGGATCGCCGGAGACGGAAGCGAGGAGCTGCCACGGATCGGCCTCGGGCGTGCTGCGGGCCGTCCGCCAGCCCGTCGCGCCAGGACTCTCCGAGCCGCCGAGCAGTCCGACGGGCGTACGGAGCACGGGGGAGTCGTCGACGGCCAGCAGGGTGGGAACGGCGGCGCCGGCGTCCCAGTCGAGTCGGACGCCGTCGACGTCGACGAGGTCGCCGAGCGCATCCACGTGGGTCGACGTGCTCGACGAGCTCGAGGCGATCAGACGGAGCCACCCCCGCCCGTCCCACGAGTACCGCGTCGCCGTGCCGTCCGGGGCGGTGCTCCGCACGCGCCGGCCGCGCGCGTCGTACTCGTGCGAGGTCCTCCCCTCGGGCCCGGTCACCGCGACGAGCTGGCCCGCATCGTCGTACTCGAACGTGCGAGTGCTGTTGTCGGTGTGTTCGACGACGATTCGGCCGGCGACGTCGTAGGACCACGTTGTCTCGACTCCGTCGGTGTCGGCACGGACGAGTTGCATCGCTGCGTCGTGCTCGTAGACCGTCGTCGTGCCCGGTCGCTCGATCCGGACGAGCCGACCGTCTCGATCACGGGTCAACCGTGACGTCGCCGTCGAGTCCCCAACGGAGCTGGTGTGCCCGACGACGAAACCGCGTTCGTGGGACCAGGAGTCGCTCGTCCCTGCCGTGCGCACCGCCGTGAGTCGTCCGGCGCCGTCGTACTCGTGATGGACGGCGCCGAACGCGGTGTGCTCGACGGTGCCCGTCCGACCCGCGGGATCACGCTCGATGCGCGTCACGGAGCCGTCCGGCGCGTGCACCGAGGTCCGCAGGCCGTCCGCGTCGTACGTCCACCGCGTCTCGCGACCGTCCGTGACACGGCGGACGAGGAGACCCCGCCGGTCGTACTCCAGCACGTGGGCACTGGCGACGTCCGGTCGGGTGTGGTCGGAGATGGTCACGGTTCGCGAGCGCGGATCGCGCTCGATGCGACCGACCAGCGCGTCGTCCACGTACTGGGCCGTCTCTCGACCGGCTGCGTCGTACTCCCACCGGAGCACGGTGCCGTCGGGCTCCGTCTGGGAGACCTGGCGACCGGCAGCGTCGTACGTCGCGCTCGTCGTCCGGCCGAGGGGGTCCGTCGAGCTGGCGACCTTGTCGAGCTCGGTGTAGGTCCGCGTCGTGACTCCTCCGCGCGCATCGGTGGTGCGGACGAGCCGCCCGCGATCGTCGTACTCGTAGCGCGTCACCCCGCCCAGCCCGTTGGTCGCCGCGACCAGCTGCCCCGCGGCGTCGTACCGGAACGAGCGGCGACCGAACCGCGGGTCACGTGCCTCGACCACGCGCCCCGCCCGGTCGTAGCGGTACCGGACCATCCCGAGGGCCGGCACGTCGACGGAGGTGACCCGACCGACTGCGTCGTACTCGGTGCGCTCGACGTCACCGTTCGCATCCGTCCGCTCGACGACACGTCCGTCGGCGTCGTAACGGAGCGACGTCCGACCACCGAGTGGGTCTGTGGCCGTCGCCGGACGGCCGCACCGGTCGTAGGTGTACCTCGTCGTCCGTCCAGCGGGCGTGGTGACGGCGACGACGCGGCCCGCGAGGTCGCGCTCGAAGCGGGTCAGCCCGCCCTCACCGTCCAGCGACTCGACGATCCGACCAGCCGCGTCGCGCACGGTCACGGTGGCGGACCCGTCGCTCTGCAGGACGCTGACCGGCCGACCCAGCGCATCGGTGCGGACACTGACGTCCTCGAACGCTGAACTGACGGTCGTGGTGCCGTCGGCACGCTTCCGGTCGGCAGCGGTGCGGACACCCGTCGGATCCAGGGTCGCGGTGACGGCGCCGATCGCGTCGTACTCGCGCGTCCAGGAACCACCCGCGGGATCGACGACGGTGCGCAGCCGCGAGAGTGCATCGTGCACGAAACGCCACTCCGCCCCGTCGGGCAGGGTGAGCGCGGAGACGTTGCCGAGCTCGTCGAACTGCTTGGTGGTCCGGCGCCCGAGCGGGTCGGTGGTCGCGGTGATCTCGCCGTGCGCGCCGTACTCGACCGCTGTCCGGGCTCCCGTCGGATCCGTGGTGGCGATCACGCGCCCGGCATCATCGTGCTCGAACCGCCACACACCACCGTCGGGAGCTTCGCGAGCGGTCAGCAGACCTGCGGCGTCGTAGCGGTACGAGGTCCGGGCGCCGAGCGGGGTGACCGCCTCGACGACGCGCCCTGCTGCGTCGCGGACGAAGCGCGCTGTCCCCCCGTCGGCATCCTCGATGGCGACGAGGTCGCCGTGCTCGTCGTGGTGGAAGGTGACGACCACGCCGGTCGGGTCCGTGCAGCGAGCCAGCTGCCCGGCACGCCACTCGAGGAGTGTCCGTCCGCCGACGGGGTCGGTGACGACGGACGGGTTGCGTTCGTCGCCGCGGTACTCGTACTCGACGATCCCGCCGTCGGCGGTCACCACGGTGGTGGTCCGGTCCTGGTCGTCGTGGGCGTACGTCACGTCGGCGCCGTCCGGGGTCACGGTGCGCGTGCGGTGTCCCCGGTCGTCGTACCCGTGCACCGTCACCGACCCGTCCCGCTCGGTGACGGAGACCAGGTGTCCGTGCCGGTCGTAGGACATCGACTGCCGTGCCCCGTCAGCGTCGATGATCCCGACCACGCGACCGCTCCGGTCGGCGATCCAGGTGTTGGCACCGCTTCCGTCGGCGTCCGAGACGGACGTCACCCTGCCCTGGAGGTACGAGAACCGAACGGTCCGTCCGAACGGCGTGCGCTGTTCGACAACGCGGCCCCGGTCGTCGTACGTGTTGATGCACTCGACGACGCCGGTCGCGGCGGTCACCTGGTCGATCAGGTCTGCGTCGTTCCAGCGGTAGCGTCGCGTGCCGACGGCGTCCTGCACGGCGACGAGGCGGCGTGCATCGTCGTAGTGGTACTCCACCCGTCGGCCGTCGGTCGCGGACACGGACGCGACGCGGTCGCCGTCGTACTCGACGTCGAGCGCACGACCGAGTTCGTGCTCGAGTCGAGTGATCCGGTCGTCAGCGTCCCGGAGGACCGAGACGTCGCTCCCCGGGCCCCGTCCGGTGTGCAG
Coding sequences within it:
- a CDS encoding DUF6531 domain-containing protein, encoding MAKVHGNDPTGYSYGDADALKTAARNLASAIDGQTATRSAAVTNAGREFRGYFSQVFADNAGIASRSASKLSEALSSLVGFVDELREAAKQEDRRRADAKAWEARKREREENFFVGAAHEVSTWFGAEDDPKPPEPEPEPQLQSDAVSVRGRTIPAGGGGSGGTSSAVPADLRSFASSTRGADDSLSGAVSSFRNALADYESGCNPCWGTLHAQSLVTAVQDWLTDNGHDAAWADTVAAQFEAAGGGSGPTTLSDASIAAALASAGVAVGRDDFTIGPFSAMGTPPTNGFADDPVNTATGNFLEPEDDLTFGGAAASLRFSRMYNSLDTRVGAFGVGWSSVLDVRLELGDELASIVLEDGRQVDFPREGDGWGRGVGQDLWLRREDTALVVTDNSGARWTFSPAGVWLHTGRGPGSDVSVLRDADDRITRLEHELGRALDVEYDGDRVASVSATDGRRVEYHYDDARRLVAVQDAVGTRRYRWNDADLIDQVTAATGVVECINTYDDRGRVVEQRTPFGRTVRFSYLQGRVTSVSDADGSGANTWIADRSGRVVGIIDADGARQSMSYDRHGHLVSVTERDGSVTVHGYDDRGHRTRTVTPDGADVTYAHDDQDRTTTVVTADGGIVEYEYRGDERNPSVVTDPVGGRTLLEWRAGQLARCTDPTGVVVTFHHDEHGDLVAIEDADGGTARFVRDAAGRVVEAVTPLGARTSYRYDAAGLLTAREAPDGGVWRFEHDDAGRVIATTDPTGARTAVEYGAHGEITATTDPLGRRTTKQFDELGNVSALTLPDGAEWRFVHDALSRLRTVVDPAGGSWTREYDAIGAVTATLDPTGVRTAADRKRADGTTTVSSAFEDVSVRTDALGRPVSVLQSDGSATVTVRDAAGRIVESLDGEGGLTRFERDLAGRVVAVTTPAGRTTRYTYDRCGRPATATDPLGGRTSLRYDADGRVVERTDANGDVERTEYDAVGRVTSVDVPALGMVRYRYDRAGRVVEARDPRFGRRSFRYDAAGQLVAATNGLGGVTRYEYDDRGRLVRTTDARGGVTTRTYTELDKVASSTDPLGRTTSATYDAAGRQVSQTEPDGTVLRWEYDAAGRETAQYVDDALVGRIERDPRSRTVTISDHTRPDVASAHVLEYDRRGLLVRRVTDGRETRWTYDADGLRTSVHAPDGSVTRIERDPAGRTGTVEHTAFGAVHHEYDGAGRLTAVRTAGTSDSWSHERGFVVGHTSSVGDSTATSRLTRDRDGRLVRIERPGTTTVYEHDAAMQLVRADTDGVETTWSYDVAGRIVVEHTDNSTRTFEYDDAGQLVAVTGPEGRTSHEYDARGRRVRSTAPDGTATRYSWDGRGWLRLIASSSSSTSTHVDALGDLVDVDGVRLDWDAGAAVPTLLAVDDSPVLRTPVGLLGGSESPGATGWRTARSTPEADPWQLLASVSGDPEGALSFGADGTPVVAGLEWMGARAYDPATRGFLSTDPITAPAGAAWGANPYSFAGNDPLHAVDPLGLAPITDAELEAYAAAEQGPLARAAAATGDWFKDNWEYVAGGAMVVAGGALMLTGVGGPLGGMLIGAGADTIIQKATTGEVNWGQVAVSGAFGMVGGGLGAAVGKHFVGNAVEGAVENVANTVVSGQPLTPRDLLGSAAEGAAASAATGGMLSKIHLPSAVSRLDDLAPAPPVNVLPSSNRTFVATPDGTIFDIPGGWNIGPARNGKGLVAQDPVTAANPLAHDDADMVRIMDPTEQYPGGYSRYSNAHGQWLDPNTGKPGSKPASHIPWDHEGEYAAWPK